From a region of the Leptospira kmetyi serovar Malaysia str. Bejo-Iso9 genome:
- a CDS encoding O-methyltransferase, with the protein MSKGSPPGKYGTSVFLNGLEEHIDNELVPRPIDILFQMEEDAASLGVPVLTPASGSVLRFLVESEQPEEILELGTGYGISLFWMASGLKRTAKIISLEREIDYIGRVRSYLEKHPFGDLEIHLLKTHCLQYLKDADENPNADWKGKFVFIDCDKVLYPEIFRILKRLQPDVAVFDNVLWHGRIFDPSRQAPSDKAVREFWDEVRSSDLSYTLFPVGDGLLQIRFREKR; encoded by the coding sequence ATGAGTAAGGGAAGTCCGCCGGGAAAATACGGAACCTCCGTTTTTTTAAACGGACTTGAGGAACACATCGATAACGAACTGGTTCCTCGTCCGATCGACATTCTTTTTCAAATGGAAGAAGACGCGGCCTCGCTCGGCGTTCCCGTTTTAACTCCGGCTTCCGGATCGGTTCTTCGTTTCCTCGTCGAATCCGAACAACCCGAAGAGATTTTGGAACTCGGCACCGGTTACGGCATTTCGCTTTTTTGGATGGCCTCCGGTTTAAAAAGAACCGCGAAAATTATTTCCTTAGAAAGGGAAATCGATTATATCGGAAGGGTTCGTTCTTATTTAGAAAAACATCCCTTCGGCGATCTTGAAATTCATCTTTTAAAAACGCATTGTCTTCAATATCTCAAGGACGCGGACGAAAATCCGAACGCGGACTGGAAGGGAAAATTCGTATTTATAGATTGCGATAAGGTTTTATATCCGGAGATCTTCCGGATTCTCAAACGTCTTCAACCGGACGTCGCCGTGTTCGATAACGTTCTTTGGCACGGGAGAATTTTCGATCCTTCCAGACAAGCTCCTTCGGACAAAGCGGTTCGAGAGTTTTGGGACGAGGTGAGAAGTTCCGATCTTTCTTATACGCTTTTTCCGGTGGGGGACGGTCTGCTTCAGATTCGATTCCGCGAGAAGCGTTGA
- a CDS encoding DUF1566 domain-containing protein — MFPPISGKITYFSANTIYLSGQSGAFEFEDIQWSSSLDASYQIRYGATNCSDGILYDSSSVPASTSITVRIHAISGAAPLVVGNNSVRICLFNPSGSTLWDSYAFSVERDDSPPTVSFSPSSGTFGSSAPNITISCSDSGNSGCQAIAYRADGTAASISNTGAAASGSSLYSSSLSLPNNTTTNLSSIAVDKAGNVGAVNSGTYVVSFGNPTITIVSLSQSIIKGTGSSVLRWKSDIAGNYSVRVGSTNCSDGTSLSSGPAAANTNIDSTILGSSLSAGSNTLRVCLTTAGSNEGNSTTNITLDNIAPQIIATSPALSPNATAFALSVTQRTFSLTFNEDMDTSSTPNPQHRDQTQGGDPEIKWPGAVGSWSADKRTYTLNVQSNLPEWHKFYLLYSSSSFKDIAGNVVASSPVVSVVSGNIKLNHGTIYDTRNLLPSDSRQTDCSDENGLTISCAGSGQDGESIGLPSGLLPPGTLTGYPSDYVTADIRNLRYWKTCLVDYEWNGTTCAKICAGAFKWNGSSCVSDPGNPAKSFNRSVEDCSSLNVRNSGSGYAGKTTWRVPTISEYYTILEYGGNAGNETILEAYFPGILRNNYERYWSSTNGITINASNRYGASGNPSSPNPNHSIENLSMGPIPIGYNYSNPSLLVTWGAWSVTVFEGITHVSNKLKSTGWTNQFNYTSLCISD; from the coding sequence GTGTTTCCACCGATATCCGGAAAGATCACGTATTTCTCCGCAAATACGATTTACTTAAGCGGGCAAAGCGGCGCTTTCGAATTCGAAGACATTCAATGGAGTAGTTCCCTCGACGCTTCGTATCAAATTCGTTACGGAGCCACGAATTGTTCGGACGGAATTCTTTATGATTCCTCCTCCGTCCCGGCCTCGACTTCGATCACGGTTCGCATTCACGCAATTTCCGGAGCCGCTCCTCTTGTCGTCGGCAACAATTCGGTTCGTATCTGTCTTTTCAATCCGAGCGGTTCCACTTTATGGGATTCGTATGCGTTCTCCGTGGAACGAGACGATTCTCCTCCTACCGTCAGCTTCTCGCCTTCCTCGGGCACCTTCGGTTCTTCCGCGCCGAATATTACGATTTCCTGTAGCGATTCCGGAAACTCCGGTTGTCAAGCGATCGCGTATCGTGCGGACGGAACCGCGGCTTCGATTTCAAATACCGGAGCGGCCGCGTCGGGAAGTTCCTTATATTCATCCTCTCTGTCGTTGCCGAACAACACTACAACCAATCTGAGCTCGATCGCCGTGGACAAAGCGGGTAACGTAGGAGCCGTAAATTCCGGGACGTATGTCGTGTCTTTTGGAAATCCTACGATTACGATCGTCTCTTTAAGTCAGTCGATCATTAAAGGAACGGGAAGTTCCGTTCTTCGTTGGAAATCCGACATCGCGGGAAATTATTCGGTCCGAGTCGGTAGCACAAATTGCAGCGACGGAACTTCTTTGAGTTCAGGACCCGCGGCCGCCAATACGAATATCGATTCTACGATCTTAGGTTCGAGCTTGAGCGCGGGTTCGAACACGTTACGAGTTTGCCTTACTACCGCAGGTTCCAACGAAGGAAACAGCACGACGAATATAACGTTAGACAACATTGCTCCTCAGATCATTGCAACTTCTCCCGCGCTGAGTCCGAACGCGACCGCGTTCGCGTTGAGCGTCACACAAAGAACTTTCAGCTTGACGTTTAACGAGGACATGGACACCTCTTCGACTCCGAACCCGCAACATAGGGATCAAACACAGGGAGGCGATCCGGAAATCAAATGGCCGGGAGCGGTCGGAAGTTGGAGCGCGGATAAACGAACCTATACTTTGAACGTTCAGAGCAATCTACCCGAATGGCATAAGTTCTATCTTCTTTACTCGAGTTCGTCTTTCAAAGATATCGCGGGTAACGTAGTCGCCTCCAGCCCCGTCGTTTCGGTCGTCTCCGGAAACATCAAACTCAATCACGGAACCATTTACGATACTCGAAATCTTTTACCCTCCGATTCGAGACAAACCGATTGTTCGGACGAGAATGGACTCACGATCTCCTGCGCGGGAAGCGGTCAAGATGGAGAATCGATCGGGCTTCCTTCCGGTTTATTACCGCCAGGCACTCTGACCGGTTATCCCTCGGATTACGTAACCGCCGATATTAGAAACTTACGATATTGGAAAACCTGTCTCGTCGATTACGAATGGAACGGAACAACCTGCGCGAAAATTTGCGCGGGCGCTTTTAAATGGAACGGTTCCTCCTGCGTCTCCGATCCCGGAAATCCTGCGAAATCTTTCAATCGATCCGTCGAGGACTGTTCTTCTCTCAACGTTCGGAACTCGGGATCGGGCTACGCGGGCAAAACGACTTGGAGAGTCCCCACAATATCAGAATATTATACAATTCTGGAATATGGAGGAAACGCAGGCAACGAGACCATTCTGGAAGCGTATTTTCCGGGGATTTTACGGAACAATTACGAACGCTACTGGAGTAGCACGAACGGAATCACGATCAACGCTTCGAATCGTTACGGCGCGAGCGGAAACCCTTCCTCTCCTAATCCGAACCATTCGATCGAAAACTTATCCATGGGACCGATTCCGATCGGATACAATTATTCGAATCCGTCGCTTTTGGTTACTTGGGGAGCTTGGTCGGTCACCGTTTTCGAAGGAATCACACACGTATCCAATAAATTAAAGAGCACGGGATGGACCAATCAGTTCAATTACACGTCCCTTTGTATTTCGGATTAA
- a CDS encoding helix-turn-helix transcriptional regulator, translated as MDIARKGILYLWKSRVMFATNAMQTEFHSHYAATLAVSLEKNIHIETEKGKEEYRVALVGPNTYHKTVSPGVEMIALMIDPETYEYGAISNLVQSGEVKRLDPNNFLPLMGKLRELYYGNLMDSEAWDLQLEMLRCVYPFQKPEKIVDERIQKIAQKIRTELPDSIRMKEIGKDFSISEDRLIRLFKENLGIPLRRYLLWVRIIEAVKLLMEGNNLTEAAHAAGFADSAHFTRTFKENFGFVPSVFFGHLRSIEIRFCDSEDRIF; from the coding sequence ATGGACATCGCTCGCAAAGGAATTCTTTACTTATGGAAAAGCAGGGTGATGTTCGCGACGAACGCGATGCAAACCGAATTCCATTCTCACTATGCGGCGACACTGGCCGTTTCCTTGGAAAAAAATATCCACATCGAAACCGAAAAGGGAAAGGAAGAATATAGGGTCGCCTTAGTCGGTCCGAACACGTATCACAAAACCGTTTCTCCCGGCGTGGAAATGATCGCTCTTATGATCGATCCCGAAACCTACGAATACGGAGCGATTTCCAATCTCGTTCAATCGGGCGAAGTAAAACGTCTGGATCCGAATAACTTTCTTCCCTTGATGGGAAAACTGCGGGAACTATATTACGGAAATTTAATGGACTCCGAAGCCTGGGATCTCCAACTGGAAATGCTTCGTTGCGTCTATCCGTTTCAAAAACCCGAAAAGATCGTGGACGAAAGAATTCAAAAGATCGCGCAAAAGATTCGAACCGAACTGCCGGACAGCATTCGTATGAAGGAGATCGGTAAGGACTTTTCCATTTCCGAAGACAGATTGATCCGTCTTTTTAAGGAGAATTTGGGAATTCCGTTGCGAAGATATTTGTTATGGGTTCGGATCATCGAAGCGGTTAAACTTTTGATGGAAGGCAACAATCTTACGGAAGCGGCTCACGCGGCCGGTTTTGCGGACTCCGCGCATTTTACGAGAACCTTTAAGGAGAATTTCGGATTCGTTCCTTCCGTTTTTTTCGGTCATCTTAGGTCCATTGAAATTCGATTCTGCGATTCCGAAGATCGTATCTTCTAA
- a CDS encoding helix-turn-helix domain-containing protein — MSVEIYFASAIQYVVLGSIYYYKRKRPFHRKQALILILIGFNLFIFSSQSQITRNSLLFAGSFLYSFFTIAGTIIIYTVCKESFEFTEKKNSAVSLQTEFKRELFLTAIVSLVSSTMIVSVWHNSEPKTLPNLFATVSGVSIAILSLYCLYVQFFIKSYYVKKGLKLIYLLIALMLVEKLNLIIPESFSDSATKISGIVYVISPIFLFSNLILFPSPKQISSNRIDLSPSDSLQRRSSTEYVVTNLDHGMIMRKLYDLFVKEKIFLDEDLRLPSVAEEMGLSVHQLSAFINRYLRTNFNTFVNYYRIQEAMSLLKEEPSRSVISIGMAVGFNALSTFQRFFVYATKMTPSKYREETQKGNRIEYNPIFQPIESEIRRFEERYFEEPSISIVSEHSKI, encoded by the coding sequence ATGTCCGTCGAAATTTATTTTGCCAGCGCGATTCAATACGTCGTGTTAGGTTCAATCTATTATTACAAAAGGAAGAGACCCTTTCATAGGAAACAGGCCCTGATTCTTATCCTGATCGGTTTCAACCTTTTCATCTTCTCGAGTCAGTCTCAAATCACGAGAAACTCGCTTCTATTCGCGGGAAGTTTTCTCTATTCTTTTTTTACCATCGCGGGAACGATCATCATCTATACGGTCTGCAAAGAATCCTTCGAGTTTACCGAGAAAAAAAATTCCGCCGTTTCTCTTCAAACCGAATTCAAACGGGAGTTGTTTCTGACCGCGATCGTTTCTTTAGTTTCCAGCACGATGATCGTCTCCGTTTGGCATAACTCCGAACCGAAAACGCTTCCCAATCTTTTTGCTACGGTAAGCGGAGTTTCCATCGCGATTCTGAGTTTATACTGTCTTTATGTTCAATTCTTCATTAAGAGTTATTACGTAAAAAAAGGATTAAAACTTATCTATCTATTGATCGCGCTTATGCTGGTGGAAAAACTCAATTTAATTATCCCAGAATCGTTTTCGGATTCCGCCACGAAAATCAGCGGAATCGTGTATGTGATTTCTCCGATATTCTTATTCAGCAATTTGATTCTGTTTCCTTCTCCCAAACAAATCAGTTCGAATCGTATCGATTTATCGCCTTCCGACTCTCTCCAAAGAAGATCGAGCACCGAATACGTCGTTACGAATTTGGATCACGGAATGATTATGAGAAAACTATACGATCTGTTCGTTAAGGAAAAGATTTTTTTAGACGAAGACTTAAGGCTTCCTTCGGTGGCGGAAGAAATGGGTTTAAGCGTTCATCAGCTTTCGGCCTTTATCAACCGTTATCTTAGGACCAATTTTAATACCTTCGTGAATTATTACCGCATCCAAGAAGCGATGTCCTTACTAAAGGAAGAACCGTCGCGATCCGTTATCTCGATCGGGATGGCCGTAGGATTCAACGCCTTATCCACGTTTCAAAGATTTTTCGTCTACGCCACAAAAATGACACCGAGCAAATATCGGGAAGAAACACAAAAGGGCAACCGAATCGAATACAACCCCATATTTCAACCCATCGAATCGGAAATTCGCAGATTCGAGGAAAGATATTTCGAAGAACCGAGTATTTCGATCGTTTCCGAACATTCTAAAATTTGA
- a CDS encoding DUF1566 domain-containing protein, with protein MKIEFNKFLILKTIAGFILLGSAFPVLPLDGPFTDNLNGTVTSGSGLVWQKCSRGQDPTNCSVSVATTSNWSAALAYCNSLGLGGRVWRLPKIKELISLVDHGRTSNPIINIVAFPNTQGAFYWTSTSGISTGTSPNLAPTDPDTDPQVHIVSSVAGNDNTYQIPQNTKYRKMAYIVDFRMGGVIEFLKSDATTAYVRCVSGP; from the coding sequence ATGAAAATAGAATTTAATAAATTTTTAATATTAAAAACGATAGCTGGATTTATTCTTTTAGGTTCAGCGTTTCCCGTTCTTCCTTTGGACGGACCTTTTACGGATAACCTAAACGGAACGGTCACCTCGGGTAGCGGGCTCGTCTGGCAAAAGTGTTCGAGGGGACAAGATCCGACCAATTGCAGCGTTTCGGTAGCGACCACATCCAACTGGTCCGCGGCGCTCGCTTACTGTAATTCGCTTGGACTAGGCGGACGCGTCTGGAGATTGCCGAAGATCAAAGAGTTGATCAGCTTGGTGGATCACGGAAGAACGTCCAATCCCATCATCAACATCGTCGCTTTTCCGAACACCCAAGGCGCATTTTATTGGACTTCCACTTCGGGAATTTCGACGGGCACAAGTCCGAACCTCGCCCCGACAGATCCGGATACGGACCCGCAGGTACATATAGTCTCTTCCGTTGCCGGGAACGACAATACGTATCAGATCCCTCAAAACACGAAATATCGTAAAATGGCGTACATCGTTGATTTTAGAATGGGGGGCGTGATCGAGTTTTTAAAAAGCGACGCGACCACAGCTTACGTGCGATGCGTAAGCGGACCTTAA
- a CDS encoding VOC family protein produces the protein MKKTLILIGVLLVSIFLWAVFSASQSDYRRLENSDFIFETVIFNSPDPERLAVFYQNVFNAKRTNSDPTWNPQGSNKSTITLQTPDYEDQGPLLTFLKNDKPLQKSPAANDLGYAHICFETDDVPGLIRKITDHGGRIVSTFADLKKVPAVYATDPDGNVFEVHLPFPAPVTPRTIYRTLNSLSRTSFKLPPPSTDRIRFLHVNINSKDWSKTVSFYKNIFGTSTTGFERDYQGEFIERLTGILRAEVKGRHLELPGYSAGGPTFEVFTYNRFSTESPPNLSDPGRIATGFRVRDLKKAVEAFVRVGGVLLNEVENRSATIRDVDGNFLLLTRSK, from the coding sequence ATGAAAAAGACGTTGATTCTCATCGGAGTTTTACTCGTTTCGATTTTTTTGTGGGCCGTATTCAGCGCGTCGCAAAGCGACTATCGTAGACTTGAGAATTCCGATTTTATTTTTGAAACGGTGATCTTCAACAGCCCCGATCCGGAACGTCTCGCCGTTTTTTATCAAAACGTTTTTAATGCGAAGAGAACGAATTCCGATCCGACCTGGAACCCACAGGGTTCGAACAAATCCACGATCACTCTTCAAACGCCCGATTACGAAGATCAAGGTCCGTTGTTGACCTTTCTCAAAAACGATAAGCCTCTTCAAAAATCTCCCGCTGCAAACGATCTCGGTTACGCGCATATCTGTTTTGAAACGGATGACGTTCCCGGTCTGATCCGAAAAATCACGGACCACGGCGGAAGGATCGTAAGCACCTTTGCGGATCTGAAAAAAGTTCCGGCGGTCTACGCGACCGATCCGGACGGGAACGTGTTCGAGGTCCATCTTCCTTTTCCCGCTCCTGTCACTCCGCGTACGATTTATCGCACGTTAAACTCTTTGTCAAGGACGAGCTTTAAGTTGCCGCCTCCTTCGACGGATCGAATTCGTTTTCTTCACGTAAACATCAACTCGAAAGATTGGTCGAAGACCGTTTCATTTTACAAAAATATATTTGGTACTTCCACAACCGGTTTCGAAAGAGATTACCAGGGAGAATTTATCGAACGGCTAACGGGCATTCTACGAGCCGAAGTGAAGGGACGTCATCTCGAACTTCCGGGTTATAGCGCGGGCGGTCCTACTTTTGAGGTGTTCACATACAATCGATTCTCCACCGAAAGTCCTCCGAATCTTTCCGATCCGGGAAGAATCGCGACCGGTTTTCGAGTGCGCGATCTTAAAAAAGCGGTCGAGGCCTTTGTCCGAGTAGGCGGAGTTTTGTTAAACGAAGTCGAAAACCGTTCCGCCACGATCCGGGACGTGGACGGAAACTTTCTTTTACTGACGCGTTCAAAATAA
- a CDS encoding helix-turn-helix domain-containing protein encodes MIFISMSFFLIKGLVLLNGLGLNYSHFFSSEIFFILLIGPSLFIYFNLLLLDEKVNLTRLLPHYAPAVLFLFYFGFDTLFLISEGKPLTDLNEKFESRYDFAYGLSTVITIVYMSVILIKFLQLFKGSFSDYPWSKHIIGILSIGISGVLINLWIDFRFLFPEFSFFLQLYVLDLCMLTLTVLYAFVISQIYPITFNIISETFRKMSYQKTTLQNIDPNDLGERLENLMKRDKIYLETGITLNLLAQKLEIKSHQLSEFLNKNLNKSFFTYINHFRIEEAKTRLIHETESSVIKIAYDSGFNSLSVFNTTFKKEVGITPSQFKKKHSKKTILPFGFKASRNGKSR; translated from the coding sequence ATGATCTTCATCTCTATGAGTTTCTTTTTGATCAAAGGGCTCGTATTACTCAACGGGCTGGGTTTAAATTATTCTCATTTTTTCTCGAGCGAGATCTTTTTTATTCTACTCATCGGCCCGTCCCTTTTTATCTATTTCAACCTTTTGCTTTTGGACGAAAAAGTAAATCTGACAAGACTACTTCCTCATTACGCTCCGGCCGTTTTGTTTTTATTCTATTTCGGTTTTGATACCCTGTTTCTGATTTCCGAAGGCAAACCTTTGACGGACTTAAACGAAAAATTCGAATCTAGATACGACTTCGCGTACGGACTTTCCACCGTGATTACGATCGTTTATATGTCCGTGATTCTGATCAAATTTCTACAGCTTTTTAAGGGAAGTTTTTCGGACTACCCTTGGTCCAAACATATTATAGGAATATTAAGTATCGGAATCTCCGGTGTTCTTATCAATCTCTGGATCGATTTTCGATTCTTATTTCCGGAGTTTTCCTTTTTTCTGCAACTCTACGTTTTGGATTTATGTATGCTTACGTTGACCGTTCTTTACGCTTTCGTTATAAGCCAGATCTATCCGATCACTTTCAATATCATTTCCGAAACCTTTCGGAAGATGAGTTATCAGAAAACGACTCTTCAGAACATCGATCCGAACGATCTCGGCGAAAGACTCGAAAACCTAATGAAACGCGACAAAATATATCTGGAAACCGGAATCACGTTGAATCTTCTCGCGCAAAAACTGGAAATTAAATCGCATCAGCTTTCCGAATTTCTAAACAAGAATTTGAATAAAAGTTTTTTCACATACATCAATCATTTTAGAATCGAAGAGGCGAAAACGCGCCTGATTCACGAAACGGAAAGTTCCGTAATTAAGATCGCCTATGACAGCGGATTCAATTCCCTTTCCGTTTTTAATACGACATTTAAGAAAGAAGTGGGAATCACTCCCTCTCAGTTCAAAAAGAAACATTCGAAAAAGACGATTCTTCCCTTCGGATTCAAAGCCTCCCGAAATGGGAAGTCTCGTTAA
- a CDS encoding N-acetylmuramoyl-L-alanine amidase, with the protein MRRLQKFSSFNNFILFYVLFSGAVLTAGPEKEEADSNPQPPSPLRIFKVVIDPGHGGVDLKPKEDHGDKYDPISDKYLELYKSGASSKGRKERAVVLELAKEVKEILDLTKTPEGFETFKSYMKSFTNDDLPWIKIDSVMTRNGNAEEKEYSANEDPNAPYRLFDYPDKKTKKIKQGRISFINSEKPNLVLSLHLNPSYKEHPGGMAAVLSPSYRTFYVLKGISEGRYNEDKFNDSPWAEWMIFKEGWSKLENAVADAWIYFHGYWPNKSGKKTDLSAFEGYRQNMISWRYKDIPGWEELAKAGGKGPYSKSHKNFVAEGKFWEREKAEPELWRREDGREGFGGDNHYASAELMRFVQYGLRKRKTDEDSPEPGPINKPYLSTYALPTFINAISAYLEIGYIDKEKDMILMTKRKKDVAISLAAGIYSLAHGIKIKQQDYPYVPVGKKINWKRYENLKDGKNYFQIVSD; encoded by the coding sequence GTGAGGCGTCTTCAAAAATTTTCTTCGTTTAACAATTTCATTCTTTTTTACGTCCTGTTTTCGGGGGCGGTCCTCACGGCCGGTCCCGAAAAGGAAGAAGCGGATTCGAATCCGCAGCCGCCGTCTCCATTAAGAATCTTTAAAGTTGTCATCGACCCCGGACACGGAGGCGTCGATCTGAAACCGAAAGAGGACCACGGGGACAAATACGATCCGATCTCGGATAAATATCTGGAACTCTATAAGTCGGGCGCTTCCTCCAAAGGCAGAAAGGAACGCGCGGTCGTATTGGAACTCGCTAAAGAAGTAAAGGAGATTCTCGATCTTACGAAAACTCCGGAAGGTTTCGAAACCTTTAAGTCGTATATGAAGTCGTTTACAAACGACGATCTTCCTTGGATTAAAATCGACTCCGTGATGACGCGTAACGGAAACGCGGAGGAAAAAGAATATTCCGCGAACGAAGATCCGAACGCTCCGTATCGTCTTTTCGATTATCCGGATAAAAAAACGAAGAAGATAAAACAGGGAAGAATTTCGTTTATCAATTCCGAAAAACCGAACTTGGTTCTTTCCCTTCATCTCAATCCGAGTTATAAGGAACATCCCGGCGGTATGGCCGCGGTTCTTTCCCCTTCGTATCGAACCTTTTACGTTTTAAAGGGAATTTCGGAAGGTCGTTACAACGAGGATAAGTTCAACGATTCTCCTTGGGCGGAGTGGATGATCTTCAAGGAAGGTTGGTCCAAACTCGAGAACGCGGTCGCGGACGCTTGGATTTATTTCCACGGTTATTGGCCGAACAAAAGCGGTAAAAAAACGGATCTTTCCGCGTTCGAAGGATATCGCCAAAACATGATTAGCTGGAGATACAAGGACATTCCGGGTTGGGAAGAATTGGCGAAGGCCGGCGGTAAAGGACCGTATTCCAAAAGTCATAAGAACTTCGTTGCCGAAGGAAAATTTTGGGAAAGGGAAAAGGCCGAACCCGAACTATGGAGAAGGGAAGACGGGCGGGAAGGTTTCGGAGGAGACAATCACTACGCTTCCGCGGAGCTGATGCGTTTCGTTCAATACGGTCTTCGTAAAAGAAAGACGGACGAGGATTCTCCCGAACCGGGTCCGATCAACAAACCGTATCTTTCCACTTACGCGCTTCCCACCTTTATCAACGCGATCTCCGCTTATTTAGAAATCGGTTATATAGATAAGGAAAAGGATATGATCTTGATGACCAAACGAAAGAAGGACGTCGCGATTTCGCTCGCGGCGGGAATCTATTCTCTGGCGCACGGGATCAAGATCAAACAACAGGATTATCCTTACGTTCCCGTTGGAAAGAAGATCAATTGGAAACGATACGAAAATCTAAAAGACGGGAAGAATTACTTTCAGATCGTGAGCGATTGA
- a CDS encoding helix-turn-helix transcriptional regulator, giving the protein MNLKLLHPKGFYFFVFFICNIVLWMVFEGIEFAIDSENSAILARYVDYFELWIGSLTLFGIYFIANESKRLHFEIKESKDLIQDLRHKSLLSAGDREKFWNGVKKQFEDWKYTQSETEVAVYLLRGLSNQQIAGIRNTSLRTVEVQASSIYQKSGRRGKLDFIAYFIMPFLPEED; this is encoded by the coding sequence ATGAATTTGAAATTACTTCATCCGAAAGGATTTTATTTTTTCGTTTTTTTTATCTGTAACATCGTTCTTTGGATGGTCTTTGAAGGAATCGAGTTCGCGATCGATTCCGAGAACTCCGCGATCCTCGCAAGATACGTCGATTACTTCGAACTCTGGATCGGAAGTTTAACTCTTTTCGGAATTTATTTTATCGCAAACGAATCGAAACGACTTCATTTCGAAATCAAGGAATCCAAGGACCTCATTCAGGATCTTCGTCATAAATCCCTTTTGAGCGCGGGCGATCGGGAAAAATTCTGGAACGGGGTGAAAAAACAATTCGAAGATTGGAAATACACCCAATCCGAAACCGAGGTTGCGGTTTATCTTCTTCGGGGACTTTCCAACCAGCAGATCGCCGGAATCCGAAACACAAGCCTCAGAACCGTCGAAGTGCAGGCATCTTCCATCTATCAAAAATCGGGAAGGAGAGGAAAACTGGATTTTATCGCCTATTTTATTATGCCCTTTCTTCCGGAAGAAGATTAG
- a CDS encoding M24 family metallopeptidase, whose product MPIETERGILSRFSSKISKYSSRSVHLPTEEEKSGFLKAQRLAYRCVTEVEKEMREGWTELQAAKRMETFLRDHGVKVFLHRPFAWFGEHARFDGYKRYTQFHPGKKKLTAHEPFILDVSPGVDGYIGDIGYSSCLSPSEELDFGMKYLLELRKEIPKYFSSSMSASEIWWKIDRDSKERGFDNVHSLYPFAVLGHRVYKVHLPNFSFPLLPISFASWFSLQGSFEFLSHKVLPELLTPDHEGDKTGLWAIEPHFGRGKAGFKFEEILVVEKDRAYWLDDEVPHVKRAAQLARKI is encoded by the coding sequence ATGCCCATAGAAACGGAAAGAGGAATCTTATCCAGATTCTCTTCAAAAATATCAAAGTATAGTTCCCGATCGGTTCACTTGCCGACCGAAGAGGAAAAGAGCGGCTTTTTAAAAGCGCAAAGACTCGCGTATCGATGTGTGACCGAGGTCGAAAAGGAAATGCGCGAAGGATGGACGGAACTTCAGGCCGCAAAACGTATGGAAACTTTTTTACGCGATCACGGCGTGAAAGTTTTTTTACACAGACCGTTCGCTTGGTTCGGCGAACACGCGCGTTTCGACGGCTACAAACGTTATACGCAATTTCATCCCGGCAAAAAGAAATTAACCGCGCACGAACCCTTTATCCTCGACGTGTCTCCGGGCGTGGACGGTTATATAGGAGACATCGGTTATTCTTCCTGTTTGAGTCCGAGCGAAGAATTGGACTTCGGTATGAAATATCTTCTCGAGTTGAGAAAGGAAATTCCGAAATATTTTTCCTCTTCGATGAGCGCGAGTGAGATTTGGTGGAAGATCGATCGGGATTCGAAAGAACGAGGTTTCGACAACGTTCATTCTCTATATCCGTTTGCGGTTTTAGGTCATCGGGTTTATAAGGTTCATCTTCCGAATTTCTCCTTTCCGTTGCTTCCGATCAGCTTTGCGAGTTGGTTCAGTCTGCAAGGTTCTTTCGAATTTCTTTCGCATAAGGTTCTTCCGGAACTGTTAACCCCGGATCACGAAGGCGATAAAACGGGTCTTTGGGCGATCGAACCTCATTTCGGCCGCGGAAAGGCCGGGTTTAAGTTCGAAGAAATTCTCGTGGTGGAAAAGGATCGGGCG